In Paenibacillus sp. G2S3, a single window of DNA contains:
- a CDS encoding cellulase family glycosylhydrolase translates to MTTRIQKSFLSLTLVTALLLSLFSSIAAAATKDEQQAKAAPKSKIQSYVDDMQPGWNLGNTLDATGEDETSWGNPRVTQELIKKIAAQGYKSIRIPITWDSHIGEAPNYTIEKAYLDRVEEVVGWALDAKLYVMINVHHDSWLWVSHIEEKHDETLARYNAAWTQIADRFKDKSDKLMFESINEPRFTDGGSTDEAKMEQMLTELNTSFHQIVRNSGGKNDVRPLVLPSLETSPTQPRMDQLYKTITALKDPNIIATVHYYGFWPFSVNIAGYTTFEKDTKNDIIQTFDNVYNTFVAKGIPVIVGEFGLLGFDKDTGVIEQGEKLKFFEYLTYYLKEKKMTSMLWDNGQHFNRKTYKWSDSELHNVLMSGLKERSSSTESDLVYLKKGATIKDTKVKLNLNGNKLTTISVNGKYLTKGKDYTLNGEELTLKASQLKKLTASQKYGENAVLTLKFNKGVAWRLKIIVNDTAKLSDAKGTTESFAIPTTFNGNQLATMEAVYTAGGNAGPQDWTPFKEFGNTFSPSYNTKEIKLLPAFFKDVKDGEVILKFHFWNGDILTYKITKSGTNVVGKSS, encoded by the coding sequence ATGACTACTCGAATCCAGAAATCCTTCTTATCATTGACCCTTGTCACCGCTCTTCTGCTCTCTTTGTTCTCATCCATTGCCGCCGCTGCTACTAAGGACGAGCAACAAGCTAAGGCAGCACCAAAGAGTAAGATCCAATCCTATGTAGACGATATGCAGCCCGGATGGAACCTTGGCAATACTCTAGATGCTACAGGTGAGGATGAAACCTCCTGGGGCAATCCGCGTGTGACCCAAGAACTGATTAAGAAAATCGCCGCACAAGGCTACAAAAGTATCCGTATTCCTATCACTTGGGATTCACACATAGGCGAAGCACCGAACTACACTATTGAAAAAGCTTACCTCGACCGTGTCGAAGAAGTTGTAGGCTGGGCGCTGGACGCCAAGTTATATGTAATGATTAACGTCCATCACGACTCCTGGTTATGGGTAAGTCATATAGAAGAGAAGCATGATGAGACACTGGCGCGTTATAATGCAGCATGGACTCAAATTGCGGACCGCTTCAAGGATAAATCCGATAAGCTGATGTTCGAAAGCATCAATGAACCCCGCTTCACAGATGGCGGAAGCACCGATGAAGCGAAGATGGAGCAAATGCTTACAGAGCTCAACACTTCCTTCCATCAGATCGTTCGGAACTCCGGTGGAAAGAATGATGTCCGTCCGCTAGTTCTACCTTCATTAGAGACTTCTCCTACGCAACCTAGAATGGATCAGCTTTACAAGACGATTACAGCTCTTAAAGATCCGAACATAATCGCGACCGTTCACTACTATGGCTTCTGGCCGTTCAGTGTGAATATCGCTGGTTACACCACGTTTGAAAAAGATACAAAAAACGATATCATCCAAACTTTTGATAACGTTTACAACACATTTGTAGCTAAAGGTATTCCTGTCATCGTCGGTGAGTTCGGACTACTGGGCTTCGATAAAGACACAGGTGTGATTGAACAAGGCGAGAAACTGAAATTCTTCGAGTATCTTACCTATTATTTAAAAGAAAAGAAAATGACTTCCATGCTCTGGGATAACGGGCAACATTTCAACCGCAAAACGTATAAGTGGTCCGATTCCGAGCTCCACAACGTATTAATGTCTGGTCTGAAGGAACGTTCCTCCAGCACCGAGAGCGATCTGGTCTATCTAAAAAAAGGTGCAACGATCAAAGACACCAAGGTGAAGCTGAACCTAAACGGCAATAAGCTAACAACGATTAGTGTAAATGGGAAATATTTAACCAAGGGCAAAGATTACACCTTGAATGGCGAGGAGCTCACACTCAAGGCCAGCCAACTCAAAAAACTCACAGCTTCGCAAAAATACGGTGAAAATGCCGTGCTAACGCTGAAATTCAACAAAGGTGTTGCGTGGAGACTAAAGATCATCGTGAATGACACTGCCAAATTAAGCGATGCCAAAGGGACGACTGAATCGTTTGCGATTCCAACTACCTTTAACGGTAACCAGCTTGCCACGATGGAGGCTGTCTATACCGCTGGTGGCAATGCAGGCCCGCAGGACTGGACTCCATTCAAGGAGTTCGGCAATACCTTCTCTCCCTCTTATAACACGAAAGAAATCAAGCTGCTACCAGCGTTCTTTAAAGATGTTAAAGACGGAGAGGTTATCCTGAAATTCCACTTCTGGAATGGTGATATCCTTACGTACAAGATCACGAAGAGTGGAACAAACGTTGTAGGAAAGTCTTCTTAG
- a CDS encoding ABC transporter substrate-binding protein: protein MRKSGLIILSLMLVTGLMLTACGGNKTNSNTGAAATNNGTNKETAAPTTDEPVTITLAGWGASPEEQDLLNQTLKEFETKYPNVKVNYEVIADQYMDVIKTRLIGGEGPDVFYLDAFEAPGLIEANVLEPLDSYVTPEFDVADFEQPMVDAFKKDNVSYGFPKDFSTLAMFYNKKDFSEAGITTPPTTWDELKADAIKLTKKEGDKVTRYGFGVAPELARQMFMIQAFGGKVSDEEGKATFASAEALPGLQLVVDMHNVDKSSGEPKEVGAGWGGEMFGQGKASIVFEGNWAIPFLESNYKELDYATAELPTVNGTKGTMAFTVAYVMNKQSKKKEAAWQLISFLTGKDGMKTWTSKGFALPTRKSVAQELGYDKDELRGAIVAGASYATPWQAASTLPTITNNFNNQFVDTFMGNSKLEDAMKKAEDVANKEIEAAK from the coding sequence ATGAGAAAATCGGGGTTAATAATTCTATCTTTGATGCTGGTTACTGGGCTAATGTTGACTGCATGTGGTGGCAACAAAACAAACAGTAACACAGGAGCAGCAGCAACAAATAATGGCACAAATAAAGAAACAGCAGCACCGACAACGGATGAGCCGGTTACGATTACACTAGCAGGCTGGGGAGCGAGTCCAGAAGAGCAGGATCTGCTAAATCAGACGCTGAAGGAGTTCGAAACTAAATATCCGAATGTGAAGGTTAACTACGAGGTTATTGCCGATCAATACATGGATGTTATCAAGACTAGACTTATCGGTGGAGAAGGTCCTGACGTCTTCTATCTGGACGCATTCGAGGCGCCTGGTCTCATTGAAGCTAATGTACTGGAGCCATTGGACAGCTATGTAACACCTGAGTTTGATGTTGCAGACTTTGAACAGCCCATGGTTGATGCTTTTAAGAAAGATAATGTATCCTACGGATTCCCTAAGGATTTCTCTACGCTCGCTATGTTCTACAATAAAAAGGATTTTTCCGAAGCGGGAATTACAACTCCTCCAACAACTTGGGATGAACTGAAAGCAGACGCGATTAAGCTGACCAAAAAAGAGGGTGATAAAGTCACTCGTTATGGTTTCGGCGTCGCTCCTGAGCTTGCGCGTCAAATGTTCATGATCCAAGCTTTTGGTGGAAAAGTTTCGGACGAAGAAGGTAAAGCAACCTTCGCATCTGCGGAAGCTCTCCCAGGCTTACAGCTTGTTGTAGATATGCACAACGTTGACAAATCCTCCGGTGAGCCTAAGGAAGTAGGCGCTGGCTGGGGTGGAGAAATGTTCGGGCAAGGCAAGGCTTCTATCGTATTCGAAGGCAACTGGGCGATTCCATTCCTGGAATCCAACTATAAGGAACTGGATTATGCTACCGCTGAGCTTCCGACGGTGAACGGCACTAAAGGCACAATGGCCTTTACGGTAGCCTATGTAATGAACAAGCAATCGAAGAAGAAAGAAGCGGCTTGGCAGCTAATCTCTTTCTTGACAGGCAAGGACGGAATGAAAACATGGACCAGCAAAGGGTTCGCACTTCCTACACGGAAATCGGTCGCACAGGAGCTGGGCTACGACAAGGATGAACTGCGTGGAGCAATTGTAGCGGGTGCCTCCTATGCAACGCCATGGCAAGCCGCATCTACGCTGCCTACCATCACTAATAACTTCAATAACCAATTTGTAGATACATTTATGGGCAACTCCAAGCTTGAGGATGCTATGAAGAAAGCTGAAGATGTAGCGAATAAGGAAATTGAAGCAGCAAAATAA
- a CDS encoding amylo-alpha-1,6-glucosidase: MNYRVIKENDLFLMTDKGGDIPDNDQSGLGLYTRDTRFLSRMEIRINNQRPILLSSAADENYISTIRLTNPHMEEDGKLILWRESVEIERTRFIYEGALYETFKLTSYYPKAIQFDFSVLLDADFTDMFVIRGFQHGKLGSKTGERRASGERVISYLGADELLRETKVKWDTQESRISETGEVHFDVELKHQESVEIAFFIAPMIDGNEPLQYETKEAMNKLRASYATWNASSTSISSDMPLFNKLYHRGVQDLRVLLTDLGYGQFPVAGLPWYSVPFGRDSLIAALQMLSLNPQIAKGTLLTMAAYQGQKEDEWRDEQPGKVMHEIRYGELAATNQVPFTPYYGTIDATPLFLLLTAEYYHWTGDLEFVSSLMPHLNAALNWIKEYGDYDNDSFVEYYQKSSKGIANQGWKDSADSVIHSNGDYAEAPIALVEVQGYVYQALTRLAPIFKSLGHEEQAEVMEKDAAQLQTRFEEDFWMDDEQFYAIALDKDKKRVDSVTSNAGHILMSGIASPERAKAVAARLVAPDLFGGYGIRTMSTAATGYNPMSYHDGSVWPHDNSLCLLGLSQSGFTEEAITVMQGLLNAADQFEYYRLPELYCGYSDQLGAPVPYPVACSPQAWAAGTPLTFVQALLGLQPNALTRQITIKPALLNGMNDLKVEQLQIGNGTLSLRISRVDNELKLEVLSNQTGYELVIL; this comes from the coding sequence TTGAATTATCGAGTTATTAAAGAAAATGATCTGTTTTTAATGACGGACAAAGGTGGGGACATTCCGGACAATGATCAATCGGGTCTAGGTCTCTATACCAGAGATACCCGGTTCTTAAGCCGAATGGAAATCCGAATTAATAATCAGCGACCGATATTGTTATCCTCAGCTGCCGATGAGAATTATATCTCTACCATTCGTCTTACCAATCCTCATATGGAGGAAGACGGTAAATTGATTTTATGGCGTGAGTCTGTAGAGATTGAACGTACGCGCTTTATTTATGAGGGTGCATTATACGAGACCTTCAAGCTAACAAGTTATTATCCAAAAGCAATCCAATTCGATTTCTCTGTGCTGTTAGATGCGGATTTTACAGATATGTTCGTGATTCGTGGGTTTCAGCATGGCAAGCTAGGAAGTAAGACAGGTGAACGAAGAGCTTCAGGTGAAAGAGTGATCAGTTATCTCGGAGCAGATGAGCTGCTGAGAGAAACCAAGGTGAAATGGGATACTCAGGAAAGCCGAATAAGCGAGACAGGCGAGGTGCATTTCGATGTCGAGCTGAAGCATCAGGAAAGTGTTGAAATCGCTTTCTTCATTGCTCCGATGATAGATGGCAACGAGCCGCTGCAGTATGAAACTAAGGAAGCAATGAATAAGCTCAGAGCATCCTACGCTACTTGGAATGCTTCATCAACTTCCATCAGCAGCGATATGCCATTATTTAACAAGCTGTACCATCGAGGGGTTCAAGATTTACGGGTACTGCTTACAGACCTCGGTTATGGACAGTTTCCGGTTGCGGGCTTGCCTTGGTACTCCGTTCCCTTTGGACGCGACAGCCTGATTGCAGCGCTGCAGATGTTATCTCTGAATCCTCAAATTGCTAAGGGAACCTTACTTACAATGGCTGCTTACCAAGGACAGAAGGAAGATGAGTGGCGCGACGAGCAGCCAGGCAAAGTGATGCACGAAATCCGATATGGTGAATTAGCCGCTACTAACCAGGTTCCGTTCACACCTTATTACGGCACAATCGATGCAACACCTCTGTTCCTACTGCTTACCGCCGAGTATTACCACTGGACAGGAGATCTTGAATTTGTTAGCTCATTAATGCCGCATCTTAACGCTGCGTTGAATTGGATTAAAGAATATGGCGATTATGATAATGATTCCTTTGTGGAGTATTATCAGAAGTCGTCCAAGGGAATTGCCAATCAGGGATGGAAGGATTCTGCGGATTCCGTTATTCATAGTAATGGTGATTATGCGGAGGCCCCGATCGCACTAGTTGAGGTTCAAGGTTATGTGTATCAGGCGCTGACTCGACTTGCTCCTATCTTCAAGAGCCTAGGTCACGAAGAACAGGCCGAGGTTATGGAAAAAGATGCAGCTCAGCTGCAAACCCGTTTCGAGGAAGACTTCTGGATGGACGATGAGCAATTCTATGCAATCGCCTTGGATAAGGATAAGAAACGGGTAGACTCTGTTACTTCGAATGCAGGACATATTCTGATGTCAGGAATTGCTTCGCCAGAGCGGGCAAAAGCAGTTGCTGCAAGACTAGTAGCCCCTGATCTCTTCGGAGGATACGGTATTCGAACCATGAGTACTGCAGCTACGGGTTATAATCCGATGAGCTATCATGACGGAAGTGTATGGCCACATGATAACTCACTCTGTTTGCTCGGCCTTAGTCAGTCCGGGTTCACAGAGGAAGCAATCACCGTTATGCAAGGATTGCTGAACGCAGCTGACCAATTTGAATATTACAGATTGCCTGAATTGTACTGTGGTTACAGTGATCAACTCGGCGCTCCTGTTCCTTACCCGGTAGCCTGTTCTCCACAGGCATGGGCGGCTGGAACACCATTGACGTTCGTGCAAGCGCTGCTTGGTCTTCAACCGAATGCTCTAACCCGACAAATTACGATCAAGCCTGCACTGCTAAACGGTATGAATGACTTAAAGGTGGAGCAATTACAGATTGGCAATGGCACACTCAGCCTACGCATTAGTCGTGTGGATAACGAGCTAAAGCTGGAGGTTTTATCTAACCAGACGGGTTATGAACTAGTGATTCTATAG
- a CDS encoding SprT family zinc-dependent metalloprotease, translating to MKIDYDNQVIEFNVQYGNGKKISIHIDSSGRITLKAPKKTSEETIKSVVERNGKLIVEKLQSIEANRETPKVKEYEDEGKFLYLGKYYSLQELIETGDLNEEELKLKLKKFYFASCKKIVGERINKYQTQLRVKPKTIDIVESRTKWGSCSSDKKLTFNYRLAMAPVEVIDYVIIHELCHLLHMNHDRSFWRRVGSLMPDYKEKEEYLARYGRAMTL from the coding sequence ATGAAGATTGATTACGACAATCAGGTGATCGAGTTTAATGTTCAATATGGAAATGGCAAGAAAATCTCCATTCATATAGATTCTTCAGGGCGTATAACGCTCAAAGCTCCCAAGAAAACAAGTGAAGAGACGATTAAAAGCGTGGTAGAGCGTAATGGGAAATTAATAGTGGAGAAGCTGCAAAGCATTGAAGCGAACCGAGAAACGCCAAAGGTTAAAGAGTATGAAGACGAGGGTAAGTTCCTGTATCTAGGCAAATATTATTCGCTGCAAGAGCTAATAGAGACAGGGGATTTAAATGAGGAAGAGCTTAAACTTAAGCTGAAGAAATTCTATTTCGCTAGCTGTAAGAAGATTGTAGGCGAACGGATCAATAAATATCAGACACAGCTTAGGGTAAAGCCTAAGACGATTGATATTGTAGAGTCTAGAACCAAGTGGGGAAGCTGTAGCTCGGATAAAAAGCTAACCTTTAACTATCGCTTAGCGATGGCTCCAGTGGAGGTTATCGACTATGTGATCATCCATGAACTGTGTCATTTGCTTCATATGAATCATGATCGTTCCTTTTGGCGGCGTGTTGGCAGTCTAATGCCGGATTATAAGGAGAAGGAAGAGTATTTAGCTAGATATGGGCGTGCTATGACGCTGTGA
- a CDS encoding LacI family DNA-binding transcriptional regulator has product MVTIKDIAKAASVSVTTVSRALNGYDDVNEGTRLKIKTIADQLGYSPNMAARSLISKKTKTLGLLLSNVTRDSSKDNIAFEVLCGINDRSGELDYDLVLFSTTPQKQRVKSYKTLCQERGVDGVIIMGIRLDDPYLKEIVSSDIPCVLIDITLEGPNVGYVTSDNTKGALHAVTHLLESGHRHIAMINGHTQADVTLLRLEGYRLALENYGIPFDESLVFNGLFSEQGGKEAAQQMMSSHPEVTAIFCASDLMAFGAMQGVKEAGKSVPEDISIIGYDNIDLTAYCTPALTTVNQHKYELGTNAAQILIDLLEKQQAIHHVMLPSELIKRDSVRTL; this is encoded by the coding sequence ATGGTTACTATAAAAGATATTGCCAAAGCCGCCAGCGTATCCGTAACTACCGTCTCCCGAGCTTTAAATGGTTATGACGATGTTAACGAAGGTACTAGGCTCAAGATCAAAACTATTGCAGACCAATTAGGCTATAGCCCTAACATGGCTGCGAGATCTCTTATATCTAAAAAAACAAAAACGCTAGGTCTCCTACTCTCCAACGTTACAAGAGATAGTTCCAAAGACAATATAGCCTTTGAAGTGTTATGCGGGATCAATGATCGTTCAGGAGAGCTGGATTATGACCTTGTACTCTTCAGCACAACCCCTCAGAAGCAAAGAGTGAAATCTTATAAGACATTATGCCAGGAAAGAGGTGTAGATGGTGTCATTATTATGGGGATTCGACTAGATGATCCCTATCTCAAGGAAATCGTATCCTCTGATATTCCTTGCGTGCTCATTGATATTACACTTGAAGGGCCAAATGTCGGTTATGTCACCTCTGATAATACAAAAGGGGCGCTTCACGCAGTAACTCATCTGCTGGAATCAGGACATCGCCATATCGCTATGATTAACGGACATACGCAAGCAGATGTAACGCTTCTTCGATTAGAAGGTTATAGACTCGCTCTTGAGAATTACGGTATTCCTTTTGACGAATCCCTCGTGTTTAACGGATTATTCTCCGAACAAGGAGGAAAAGAAGCGGCTCAGCAAATGATGTCCAGCCATCCTGAAGTCACTGCTATTTTTTGTGCAAGTGATTTGATGGCGTTCGGAGCTATGCAGGGTGTGAAGGAAGCCGGAAAATCGGTGCCCGAGGATATTTCAATTATTGGTTATGATAATATTGATCTGACAGCGTATTGCACACCAGCTTTGACTACAGTGAACCAACATAAATACGAGCTAGGTACCAACGCTGCTCAGATTCTCATAGATCTACTAGAGAAACAACAAGCTATTCATCATGTCATGCTTCCTAGCGAGCTAATAAAAAGAGATAGCGTTCGTACCCTTTAA
- a CDS encoding carbohydrate ABC transporter permease, producing the protein MVINYSKGVKVVLYFLLFAYGCVTVIPFLWALSSSFKPLSEIVSGSINFIPKQFTFQNYYDIFVKEPLFLRWMFNSALIAVVSTLCNILFNSMAGYALARIDFTGSKVVFFLILAVQMIPGQLTIVPAYLIMKQLDLLNTYAALTLPMMVNATFIFMMRQFFLSFPKELEEAAEMDGLNKFGTFFRIALPLAIPALAAQTIFVFMGAWNEFLKPLMFMSDKSMFTLTLGLNTFKGQYISHWNYIMAASMVFTLPALLIYAFFNRFFIKGITFTGSK; encoded by the coding sequence GTGGTAATTAACTATTCCAAAGGGGTTAAGGTGGTACTGTATTTCCTGTTATTCGCATACGGGTGCGTAACGGTCATACCTTTCCTATGGGCACTATCCTCGTCGTTTAAACCGTTAAGCGAGATTGTGTCAGGAAGTATCAACTTTATACCGAAACAGTTCACATTCCAGAACTATTACGACATCTTCGTGAAGGAACCACTGTTCCTCAGATGGATGTTCAACAGTGCACTTATCGCTGTAGTTTCAACGCTGTGCAATATCTTGTTCAACTCTATGGCAGGCTATGCCCTTGCGCGTATTGATTTTACAGGCAGCAAGGTTGTGTTTTTTCTTATCTTGGCAGTACAGATGATTCCCGGTCAATTGACTATCGTGCCTGCTTATCTGATCATGAAACAGCTTGATTTGTTGAACACTTATGCCGCGCTGACGCTGCCGATGATGGTAAATGCGACGTTCATCTTTATGATGCGGCAATTCTTCCTGAGCTTTCCGAAAGAGCTGGAAGAGGCTGCCGAGATGGACGGTCTAAATAAGTTCGGAACATTTTTCCGCATTGCTCTGCCACTGGCTATCCCCGCATTGGCAGCTCAGACGATCTTTGTATTCATGGGAGCATGGAATGAATTTCTGAAGCCACTGATGTTCATGTCAGACAAGTCGATGTTCACACTGACACTCGGTCTCAATACATTTAAGGGCCAGTATATTAGCCATTGGAATTATATTATGGCCGCATCGATGGTGTTTACCCTACCCGCACTACTTATTTATGCATTCTTCAACCGCTTCTTTATAAAAGGAATTACGTTTACCGGAAGCAAATAA
- a CDS encoding transposase, whose translation MKFLIVFGSIVVPIVMLMIQHKWIKWRIVFNVASVLSTLILGNISALAIYEILRDNTVFMTSIHAIFLNPMFLLTGAYLGVYLVYRLMLMTYEEVYV comes from the coding sequence ATGAAATTTCTAATCGTATTTGGCAGTATAGTGGTTCCCATCGTGATGCTAATGATACAACATAAATGGATAAAGTGGCGTATTGTTTTTAATGTCGCTTCTGTGTTATCTACGCTTATTTTAGGTAATATTTCTGCCCTAGCCATATATGAAATATTAAGAGATAACACGGTATTTATGACCTCGATCCATGCGATTTTTCTGAATCCGATGTTCCTTTTGACAGGAGCCTATCTTGGAGTATATCTGGTCTATCGCTTGATGTTGATGACTTATGAAGAAGTATACGTATGA
- the gtfA gene encoding sucrose phosphorylase has translation MQIKNEAMLITYADSLGRDLKELHEVLDKHLRGVVGGVHLLPFYPSSGDRGFAPMDYTKVDPAFGDWSDVEMMSKDYYMMFDFMINHISRQSPYFQDFLEKKDESEYADLFIRYKDFWPNGEPSQEDVDLIYKRKPRAPYVEVAFKDGSLEKVWCTFDEEQIDLDVTTETTRKFITDNLTFLAEKGASIIRLDAFAYANKKIGTNCFFVEPDIWEMLNHSEQTVAPYGVTVLPEIHEHYSIQLKIADQDYYVYDFALPMLVLHALFSGKVNRLVHWLEICPRKQFTTLDTHDGIGVVDVKDLLSDEEAEMTRESLYSQGANVKKIYSTEAYNNLDIYQINCTYYSALGNDDQAYLLARAIQCFAPGIPQIYYVGLLAGVNDIELLEKTKEGRNINRHYYTQDEIDVEVGRPVVQKLFSILKFRNSNPAFDGDIQIEQLDENNVVITWKNSMNEAKLEANLLTKAFTISQKGQTADWEMVAL, from the coding sequence ATGCAAATTAAGAATGAAGCTATGTTGATTACCTATGCGGATAGCCTCGGGCGTGACTTAAAAGAATTACACGAAGTATTAGATAAGCATCTGCGAGGCGTCGTTGGAGGTGTTCATTTACTACCCTTTTATCCTTCTTCGGGAGACAGAGGTTTTGCACCAATGGATTATACCAAGGTAGATCCTGCATTCGGAGATTGGTCGGACGTCGAGATGATGAGTAAAGATTATTATATGATGTTTGATTTTATGATTAATCATATCTCCAGACAATCACCTTATTTTCAGGACTTTCTTGAGAAAAAGGATGAATCAGAATATGCGGATTTGTTTATCCGTTACAAGGATTTTTGGCCGAACGGGGAGCCCTCTCAGGAAGATGTAGATTTAATCTATAAGCGTAAACCACGTGCTCCATACGTAGAGGTTGCCTTTAAGGATGGTAGCTTGGAGAAAGTATGGTGTACCTTTGATGAAGAGCAGATTGATCTGGATGTGACAACAGAAACGACGCGGAAATTCATAACGGACAATCTTACTTTTTTGGCGGAAAAAGGAGCCTCAATTATTCGACTAGATGCTTTCGCATATGCAAACAAAAAAATCGGCACGAATTGTTTCTTTGTTGAGCCGGATATTTGGGAGATGCTGAATCACTCTGAGCAGACCGTTGCCCCTTATGGCGTGACCGTTTTGCCTGAAATTCATGAGCATTATAGCATCCAGTTAAAAATCGCAGATCAAGATTACTATGTATATGATTTTGCGTTACCGATGCTAGTGCTACATGCTTTATTTAGTGGGAAAGTAAACCGGCTGGTTCATTGGCTGGAGATCTGCCCGAGAAAGCAGTTTACAACACTAGACACGCATGATGGTATTGGTGTGGTGGATGTAAAGGATCTTTTGAGCGATGAAGAAGCAGAAATGACAAGAGAAAGTCTCTATAGCCAAGGAGCTAATGTCAAAAAAATATATAGCACTGAAGCATATAACAACCTTGATATTTACCAAATCAACTGTACCTATTATTCAGCACTTGGGAATGATGATCAGGCTTATTTGCTGGCGAGAGCCATCCAATGCTTTGCCCCAGGTATACCGCAGATTTATTATGTGGGGTTATTAGCTGGAGTGAATGATATAGAGCTTCTGGAAAAGACGAAAGAAGGACGGAATATTAATCGGCATTATTATACCCAGGATGAGATTGATGTTGAAGTAGGGCGTCCGGTTGTGCAAAAGCTCTTTAGCATTTTGAAGTTCCGAAATAGTAATCCGGCCTTTGACGGTGATATTCAGATTGAACAGTTGGATGAGAATAATGTGGTGATCACCTGGAAAAACTCGATGAATGAAGCAAAATTGGAAGCAAATCTGTTGACAAAGGCTTTTACAATTTCGCAAAAAGGACAGACAGCGGATTGGGAAATGGTTGCATTGTAA
- a CDS encoding sugar ABC transporter permease → MTQVSTFKKKLRNNVTAYLFLLPTILVLGTFLFLPVFYSLYLSGHKVNLLGDVSYKWVGFNNFTRMAGDERAWIALKNTASFALFVVPLQTAFAILLAVILNAKLRFKNFFRIVFFMPTVTSSAVLSLIFMWIYNSNGLLNRVLEFVGLHGFNWLGDPAVALKAIMLMNIWSTAPFFMVVFLAALQDIPDALYESAMLDGAGGFRRFISITLPMIKPATFFTVVMGIIGTFQLFDQSYIFSAGSGGPNNSTLTVALLIYQYAFKNLDFGYASALAVMLAAVIMIVTLIQRKLFSEEKLN, encoded by the coding sequence ATGACTCAAGTCTCAACATTTAAAAAGAAGCTAAGAAATAATGTGACGGCCTATCTGTTCCTGCTTCCTACTATTCTTGTACTGGGCACTTTTTTGTTCCTGCCTGTTTTTTATTCGCTTTATCTATCAGGACATAAGGTAAATTTACTTGGTGATGTCAGTTACAAGTGGGTTGGATTCAATAACTTTACACGTATGGCCGGTGACGAGAGAGCTTGGATTGCACTGAAAAACACAGCATCCTTCGCGCTGTTCGTTGTACCGTTGCAGACTGCATTTGCTATTTTATTAGCCGTTATTTTGAATGCTAAGCTTAGATTTAAAAATTTCTTCCGAATCGTCTTTTTTATGCCGACGGTTACTTCCTCGGCGGTATTGTCACTTATTTTTATGTGGATTTACAATTCAAACGGTCTGCTGAACCGTGTGCTTGAGTTCGTAGGTTTACATGGTTTCAACTGGCTTGGAGATCCGGCGGTCGCTCTTAAGGCGATCATGCTTATGAATATATGGTCTACTGCTCCGTTTTTTATGGTAGTCTTCTTAGCTGCACTGCAAGATATCCCTGATGCATTGTACGAGTCGGCCATGCTGGATGGGGCAGGAGGATTTAGACGTTTCATTTCTATTACGCTTCCTATGATTAAGCCAGCGACCTTCTTCACGGTAGTCATGGGAATCATCGGTACCTTTCAGCTCTTCGATCAATCGTATATTTTTTCGGCTGGCTCCGGCGGTCCGAATAACTCCACCTTAACGGTGGCTCTGCTTATCTATCAGTATGCGTTTAAAAATCTCGACTTCGGTTACGCTTCTGCGCTCGCTGTTATGTTGGCTGCGGTCATTATGATCGTAACGCTGATCCAGCGGAAGCTATTCTCCGAAGAGAAGCTGAACTAG